CAGATCCTTTTCCCGGCGAAAATCTTCCAATTGAATCTTCAGCTGGCTTGTTCTGTGGCGGATATTATGAATGCGGCGGCCGATGGTTCCGATCCGTCTCTGCCACCATCCCGGCGAAAGGCAGCGGTTGAACGGTTGTCGCATCTCGAAAAAGAGGCACAAATCCATCTGGAAAAATTGAGACAGGTTCTTCAAAATGGCTCCCGGTGGAAAAAATGGGCCGGTTGGTACGATCCCGATCATTTCAGGGTGTTTACGCCGCCCCCAACCATGGACGATCTCAAAAAAGCCGTTCACACCGTTTCCGAAAAATTGACACTTTAGCGGGGAGTTTTCTGTTGTATCTGATACATAAATCCAGTATATTAAGTGCTTCATACCACGAATGGGACGTGTTCGGCCACACGGGAAAAATCCATTTTCTGGCGTTCTTGAGTTTTGGCGACCCCAAATGGGTCTAATAAATTTTCACCTTTTTTACGGAGAATGATTGTGAAACGGTTCAGTTTAAAACGGGGAATTACGTTTTCGATTCTTGTTTTTGTGATCCTTTTTATGCCGGCCTTCGGGATCACCAAAGGTCTGTCTATTTCTTACGATCTCTCGCTGGCGCATCCGGAAAATCACCTGTTTCAGGTTACCCTAAAAATCGAAAATAATCGGGCCCGCACAATTGATGTGACCCTGCCGGCGTGGAGTCCCGGTACGTACACGCTGCAAGATCACGCCAGAAATCTCCTTCAATTTAAGGCCGAAACCGGTGACGGCACACCGCTTCCGGCCACCCGGGAGGATTTCGACACCTGGCGGGTACGTGCAAATCACCACGCTACCGTGATCATTCACTACAAAATTCTGGGATTGCTTCACGACGACGGAGCGTGCTATCTGGGGGCCGACCGCGCGTACGTGAACGGCGCCTCGGTTTTCATGTATGTAGAAGGTGAAAAAAATCGCCCGGCCACACTCACCGTACGTGATTTACCAGCCGATTGGGACATTGCCACCGGGCTCACCAGCCTTCCGGAACCCAACCGTTTCAGCGCCCGAAATTACGATGAACTTATCGACTGCCCCTTGCTGATGGGAAAATTGGACTGGTTCTCTTTTAAGGTAGCGGGTATTCCGCACTACCTGGCCATCTGGAATCTAAAAAACAGCAATATGCCCGTCCAGCGGGTGTTGAAGGTTTTTCAGGGGTTTGTGCAGCAGGTGTACCGGATGTTCGGCGAGCTGGACTACACCAAATATGTGTTTCTGATTCAACTCTACAACAATTTTGATGCGCTGGAGCACCGGAATTCCTGCACGCTCAGTTTTTATCCCTACAAGTTTGACGATCCGCTTCAGTTCGACGATTTTACCTGGGTGGGATTTCACGAATACTTTCACAATTTTAATGTCAAGCGAATTCGTCCCGATGTGCTCGGGCCTTTTGATTACAAACATCCGGTGTACACCAAGCGTCTCTGGATCAGTGAGGGACTGACGGATTACTTCCCGGATGTGCTGTTTCAACGGGACGGTTTCTGGTCAAAGGCACGTCTGTACCGCCAACTGGGAGAGGAAATCAGCCTTTTTGAAACCCTGCCGGCCCGTCACTGGATGTCGCTGGAATCCTCCAGTATTCAGTTCTGGCATCTTTCAGACAACAAGCTCAATCTGGAGATTTCATACTACAACAAGGGTGAAATTGTCGGGTGGATGCTCGATCTGGAGTTGCTGCACCGTACCGGCGGAAAACACAATCTGGCCGACGTGATGCGCTACCTGTACCGGCACTACTACAAGCGGGGTGTCGGGTTTTCCGAAAAACGGGGCATTCAGCGCGATGTGGAGGCCGTTGCAGGCGGTTCTTTCCAGAACTTTTTTGACCGCTACGTTCGGGGAACAGCCGATATCCCCTATCAAAAATTTCTGAACTACGCCGGTTTGAAACTGGCAGCCTCCCCCGACACACTGCCTTACACGGGCATCCAGACATTTCCCCGAAAATCCATCAGCCGGGTGTATGCCACGGAGCAGGAACTCCACAACAGCTTGGACAGTATTACAAACGTTGTCATGGGCAGCCCGGCCTGGAAAGCCGGCATCAGCAAGGGAGATATTATTTTGGCCGTAAACGGGTTCCGGGTTTCCGATGGCGAATGGGAACGAATAGTCAATCAAACACCGGTTGACTCATCTGTGACATTTCTGCTTCAACGGGAAGATAAAGTGATTACAAAAATAGTCCGGTTGACTAAAAGTCCTTTTAAAACGTATTCAATCGTGGAAGATGAAAACGCCACGCCAGAACAGATCCGGCTGCGAGAAATCTGGCTTCGGGGAAAACCGCACTAATTACGGTTCGGCGGCACAAAAGGGAAAAAGCCCTTCCGCACAGGGGGTAAAACGGGAACCCGCGGAATGATTCTGTATTTTAAATTGAAAAGTTGTGTTTTTATTCTTATTTTAAACTGTTTGAGGAATTTTTCGGCCCACTTGAGATAATCCGGAGGAAGACGGTCGCAGCCCGTAAGCACCATTTAACGCAAATGGGCTATTTTACAGATACAAGGGATCGTTCCCTGCTCAAAAACGATGTGATTCAAAGGATAATTGAATGAAGAAACAACTTCCGATTTTTTTAATTTTAGTATTTTTGGGGGGATGCGCTCACATTCCCCTCCATCGAGAAACCAAAAGACCGGTTCAAAAGAAGACCGCTGATTACAACCCTTACGCGTTAAGTAGTTTCATCGACGGTGTTTTTGCCGATCTTTCTCAGGATTACCAGGGTGCCGCCCTGAACTACAGCGAAGCTCTGGCCTGGGATTCCACGTCGGCCACTATTTACGCGGCCCTGGGACAAGACTACTTGCGAATCGGACGGGTTCGAACCGGATTAAAACTCATTAATAAAGCCGTTCTCCTGGAACCGAACAATCCCCGCTACCGGGAAATATTGATTTCCACATATGAACAGTTGGGCAATTTTAAGGCCGCCATTTACCATGAAAAGATTTTGCTGAAATTGCGCCCGAACGATTTGTCAGAGCACTACCATTTGGCATCTCTTTATCTTGTAACCAAACAAAATAAAAAGGCGGATGCAGAATTTAATAAAATTTACGAGCTATCCGGAAAGAATCCCAAAACACTCCGGCGAATTGCCGATTTCTATCTTCAGGCCAAGAATTACAAAAAGGTGATTCAAATCTACCGGGAATTGATCCAGCGTCAGCCGAATCAGGAGGAAAATTATCTGAATCTCGGCGAAATTTACGAAATGAACAGGGATACAACAGCGGCCACCCAATTTCTGGAAAAAACCCTTGCCGGTCATCCCTCTTTTTCAAACGTTCGGCGCATGCTTTCCGATCTTTACATGAATCAAGGCGAATGGAGCAAAGCGCTGGCATTGTGGCAGGCCGTAAAGGATGAAGATCCCCAGAATATTCAACCGTATCTCCACATCGCTGAACTTCACGTTGCACAGGGAGACACCGCGCGCGCAATTGATTTTTACCATCAAATTCAGACAAAATTCCCGAATGATTGGCGGTCGTACTACAATCTGGGCCGAATTTACCTGGAAAAGAAAAATTTTAAGGATGCGATTGACAATCTCGAAAAGGCGATTCAATTCAACAAACAGGTCCCCGAGGCCTGGCTTCTTCTGGGACTGGCCTATCTTCAAAAGCGAGACGACTCGCTGGCAGAAAAGACTTTTGCCGCTTCACTGAAGGTCTTTCCCAATGATCCGCGCCTCAACTTCTATTACGGGGCTGTCCTCAATCAAAATAAAAAATACAAAGAAGCTGTGGTCCCTCTTCAAAAAGTCCTTCAACGAAACCAGGACTATGTGGACGGCCTGCGGGAATTGGCCTTTGCCTACTCCAATTTGAAGGAATACGACAAGGCGGAGAAAACCTGTCTGAAAGCGCTGAAGGTAAGTCCCAACAACCTTTCGGTTATTTTAATTCTGGCCTCTGTTTACGACGAAGAAAAAAAGTACGACAAGGTCGATCAATTGTACGAAAAAGCGCTCCAAATCGATCCGAACAATTCTGTCGTTCTTAACAATTACGCCTACAGTCTGGCAACCCGTGGCAAAGAACTTTCCAGAGCATTGCAAATGGCCGAAAAAGCCCTGGCAAAAGAGCCGGAAAACGGGGCCTATCTGGACACCATCGGGTGGCTCTACTACAAAATGGGGGATTACAAGCAGGCCCTTAAATTTGTAAAAGCCTCCACGGAAAAACGGGAGCCCAGCGCTGAGGTTCTGGAACATCTGGGGGATATTTACGCCAAGCTGGGAAATGCAAAAAAAGCCCGTTTTTATTGGAAAAAAGCCCTCGATAAAGACAAAACCAATGAGCGCCTGCTTCAAAAAGTGGCAGGGGGACCCATCTGACGTGATTTGTCTAAAATGGAAACATCTTGTACCTGCTGTTTTTTCTCTGATTTTGTTGGCCGGTTTCTACACGGGCTGTTCCCCGGTTCTGACCGGCGGAAGGCTGAACCTTTATCGTTCAAATCCACAAACTCTTCTTTTTGAAGTCCAAAGAAACTCCGTTCAACTAAAATCTCTAAAGGGAATCGCCAACCTAAGCGTGGAATCGCATCAGGGGTCTTATAACGGCCGGGCCACCATCCTTTTCAAACAACCGGATTCGCTAAAAATCCAGATCAATGCGGCTTTTGGCATTCACGCGGCCACCCTTCTGGCCATTCAAAACAACCTGCAGGTGTACCTACCCCGCGATCATATTCTCTACCGTTCCAAAGTCCAATCCAAACTGCTGGCTCAGTACATCGGCATGCCCATCGATTTTGACGGGTTGAAGGAACTCGTCACCGGGCTCCCCGATCCCTTTCGGGTGCTTGGGCATAAGGCGGTCCTGGACTCGGTTACGAAAAAATATTTCTG
The DNA window shown above is from Calditrichota bacterium and carries:
- a CDS encoding tetratricopeptide repeat protein; translated protein: MKKQLPIFLILVFLGGCAHIPLHRETKRPVQKKTADYNPYALSSFIDGVFADLSQDYQGAALNYSEALAWDSTSATIYAALGQDYLRIGRVRTGLKLINKAVLLEPNNPRYREILISTYEQLGNFKAAIYHEKILLKLRPNDLSEHYHLASLYLVTKQNKKADAEFNKIYELSGKNPKTLRRIADFYLQAKNYKKVIQIYRELIQRQPNQEENYLNLGEIYEMNRDTTAATQFLEKTLAGHPSFSNVRRMLSDLYMNQGEWSKALALWQAVKDEDPQNIQPYLHIAELHVAQGDTARAIDFYHQIQTKFPNDWRSYYNLGRIYLEKKNFKDAIDNLEKAIQFNKQVPEAWLLLGLAYLQKRDDSLAEKTFAASLKVFPNDPRLNFYYGAVLNQNKKYKEAVVPLQKVLQRNQDYVDGLRELAFAYSNLKEYDKAEKTCLKALKVSPNNLSVILILASVYDEEKKYDKVDQLYEKALQIDPNNSVVLNNYAYSLATRGKELSRALQMAEKALAKEPENGAYLDTIGWLYYKMGDYKQALKFVKASTEKREPSAEVLEHLGDIYAKLGNAKKARFYWKKALDKDKTNERLLQKVAGGPI
- a CDS encoding DUF4292 domain-containing protein codes for the protein MICLKWKHLVPAVFSLILLAGFYTGCSPVLTGGRLNLYRSNPQTLLFEVQRNSVQLKSLKGIANLSVESHQGSYNGRATILFKQPDSLKIQINAAFGIHAATLLAIQNNLQVYLPRDHILYRSKVQSKLLAQYIGMPIDFDGLKELVTGLPDPFRVLGHKAVLDSVTKKYFWYRIDQKNLRIRMKIDPVKKVAVEYALWNRINGKKYLYKFSYFTERKGIYVPRSIQVIRFPEKERIALFYEQLQINNTLKNNLFRLSVPENVLVIRM
- a CDS encoding M61 family metallopeptidase: MKRFSLKRGITFSILVFVILFMPAFGITKGLSISYDLSLAHPENHLFQVTLKIENNRARTIDVTLPAWSPGTYTLQDHARNLLQFKAETGDGTPLPATREDFDTWRVRANHHATVIIHYKILGLLHDDGACYLGADRAYVNGASVFMYVEGEKNRPATLTVRDLPADWDIATGLTSLPEPNRFSARNYDELIDCPLLMGKLDWFSFKVAGIPHYLAIWNLKNSNMPVQRVLKVFQGFVQQVYRMFGELDYTKYVFLIQLYNNFDALEHRNSCTLSFYPYKFDDPLQFDDFTWVGFHEYFHNFNVKRIRPDVLGPFDYKHPVYTKRLWISEGLTDYFPDVLFQRDGFWSKARLYRQLGEEISLFETLPARHWMSLESSSIQFWHLSDNKLNLEISYYNKGEIVGWMLDLELLHRTGGKHNLADVMRYLYRHYYKRGVGFSEKRGIQRDVEAVAGGSFQNFFDRYVRGTADIPYQKFLNYAGLKLAASPDTLPYTGIQTFPRKSISRVYATEQELHNSLDSITNVVMGSPAWKAGISKGDIILAVNGFRVSDGEWERIVNQTPVDSSVTFLLQREDKVITKIVRLTKSPFKTYSIVEDENATPEQIRLREIWLRGKPH